A single window of Mycobacterium sp. ITM-2016-00318 DNA harbors:
- a CDS encoding TM2 domain-containing protein has protein sequence MTEPQFGGNEGSPPPQQPQNPPPPPPGYAPQPPGYPPPGQYGQYPQAYTDPSAPYGRHPMTGEPLSDKSKTVAGLLQLIGLFGLVGIGRIYLGYTGLGIAQLLVGLVTCGIGAVVWGIIDAVLIFTDKVRDPEGRPLREGT, from the coding sequence ATGACTGAGCCGCAGTTCGGTGGCAACGAGGGATCTCCGCCTCCCCAACAACCGCAAAATCCGCCGCCGCCTCCTCCCGGCTATGCACCCCAGCCGCCGGGCTATCCGCCGCCGGGCCAGTACGGCCAGTACCCGCAGGCCTACACGGATCCGTCGGCGCCGTACGGTCGCCATCCGATGACCGGCGAGCCCCTGTCCGACAAGTCGAAAACCGTAGCCGGCCTGCTTCAACTCATCGGTTTGTTCGGCCTTGTCGGCATCGGACGCATCTACCTCGGTTACACCGGCCTCGGTATCGCGCAGCTGCTGGTCGGCCTTGTCACGTGCGGTATCGGGGCGGTGGTGTGGGGCATCATCGACGCCGTGCTGATCTTCACCGACAAAGTGCGTGATCCGGAGGGACGTCCCCTTCGTGAGGGCACCTAG
- a CDS encoding DUF2752 domain-containing protein: protein MRAPSATASRARRYGALGTGALLGGAVAYVGLADPHNPDFVFPACPFKLLTGWNCPACGGLRMTHDLLHGDVAAAAVDNIFLLIGLPALLAWVVLRWRIGRPMFPAQAIAVIAVLAVAWTVARNMPGFPLIPTILDG, encoded by the coding sequence GTGAGGGCACCTAGCGCGACCGCCAGCCGCGCCCGGCGCTACGGCGCACTCGGTACGGGCGCGCTGCTCGGCGGCGCCGTCGCGTACGTCGGCCTGGCCGATCCGCACAATCCCGACTTCGTCTTTCCCGCATGCCCGTTCAAGCTTTTGACGGGCTGGAACTGCCCGGCGTGCGGCGGACTCCGGATGACCCACGACCTGCTGCACGGAGATGTCGCAGCCGCCGCCGTCGACAACATCTTCCTGCTCATCGGGTTGCCGGCGTTGCTGGCATGGGTCGTGCTGCGGTGGCGGATCGGGAGGCCGATGTTTCCGGCGCAGGCGATCGCCGTCATCGCGGTGCTCGCAGTCGCGTGGACTGTGGCGCGGAACATGCCCGGCTTCCCGCTGATCCCGACGATTCTCGACGGGTAG
- the pyk gene encoding pyruvate kinase → MTRRGKIVCTLGPATSEDHVVRALVEAGMDVARLNFSHGEYADHEAHYKRVRAASDTTGRAVGILADLQGPKIRLGRFAAGPTYWANGETVRITVDDCEGTHDRVSTTYKNLAKDASPGDRLLVDDGNVGLIVEHVDGNDVVCSVTEGGPVSNNKGLSMPGMNVSVPALSEKDIEDLEFALRLGVDLVALSFVRSPADAELVHEVMDRVGRRVPVIAKLEKPEAVDNLEAIVLAFDAIMVARGDLGVELPLEEVPLVQKRSIQMARENAKPVIVATQMLESMIEHSRPTRAEASDVANAVLDGADAVMLSGETSVGKYPLEAVKTMARIISAVEQNSVVVPPLTHVPRTKRGVISYAARDIGERLDAKALVAYTQSGDTVRRLARLHTPLPLLAFTSLPEVRSQLALSWGTETFIVPHIDTTDGMIRQVDKSLLELGRYKRGDLVVIIAGAPPGTVGSTNLIHVHRIGEDDV, encoded by the coding sequence GTGACTAGACGCGGAAAGATCGTCTGCACTCTCGGCCCGGCGACGAGTGAGGACCACGTGGTCAGGGCTCTCGTCGAGGCCGGAATGGACGTCGCCCGGCTCAACTTCAGCCATGGTGAGTACGCCGACCACGAGGCTCACTACAAGCGGGTGCGCGCGGCGTCGGACACCACCGGGCGTGCGGTCGGAATCCTCGCTGACCTGCAGGGCCCCAAGATTCGTCTCGGACGGTTCGCCGCAGGCCCCACCTATTGGGCGAACGGCGAGACCGTTCGTATCACCGTCGACGACTGCGAGGGCACCCACGACCGAGTCTCGACCACCTACAAGAATCTCGCCAAGGACGCTTCGCCGGGGGATCGGCTGCTCGTGGACGACGGCAACGTCGGCCTGATCGTCGAGCACGTGGACGGCAACGACGTGGTGTGTTCGGTCACCGAGGGTGGTCCCGTCAGCAACAACAAGGGACTCTCGATGCCGGGCATGAACGTGTCGGTGCCCGCCCTGTCGGAGAAGGACATCGAAGACCTCGAGTTCGCGCTCCGGCTCGGAGTGGACCTCGTCGCGTTGTCGTTCGTGCGGTCGCCCGCCGACGCCGAACTGGTGCACGAGGTGATGGACCGCGTGGGTCGACGGGTACCGGTGATCGCCAAGTTGGAGAAGCCCGAGGCGGTCGACAATCTGGAAGCCATCGTGCTGGCTTTCGACGCGATCATGGTCGCGCGCGGCGATCTCGGGGTCGAGCTGCCGTTGGAAGAGGTGCCGCTGGTACAGAAGCGCTCCATCCAAATGGCAAGGGAGAACGCGAAACCCGTCATCGTCGCCACCCAGATGCTGGAGTCGATGATCGAGCACTCACGGCCGACGCGTGCGGAGGCCTCCGACGTGGCCAACGCCGTGCTCGACGGGGCGGACGCGGTGATGCTGTCCGGCGAAACGTCGGTGGGCAAGTATCCGCTCGAGGCGGTCAAGACGATGGCCCGCATCATTTCGGCGGTCGAGCAGAACTCGGTCGTCGTTCCGCCGCTGACGCACGTGCCGAGAACCAAGCGTGGCGTCATCTCCTATGCCGCCCGCGACATCGGCGAACGGCTCGACGCCAAGGCGCTGGTCGCCTACACGCAGTCGGGCGACACCGTCCGTAGGCTGGCGCGGCTGCACACCCCGCTGCCTCTTCTGGCTTTCACCTCGCTGCCCGAGGTGCGGAGCCAACTGGCGCTGAGCTGGGGTACCGAGACGTTCATCGTGCCGCACATCGATACCACCGACGGGATGATCCGTCAGGTCGACAAATCCCTTCTCGAGCTCGGTCGATACAAGCGCGGCGACCTGGTGGTGATCATCGCTGGCGCTCCGCCGGGCACAGTAGGCTCGACCAACCTGATCCATGTGCACCGGATCGGGGAGGACGACGTTTAG